One segment of Herbaspirillum hiltneri N3 DNA contains the following:
- a CDS encoding ABC transporter substrate-binding protein codes for MQKNIRAGLAVAALSLTCISGAVQAQNSDTVKIGILTDMSGPYSAMGGQGSVVAARLAIEDCLKAECKGMKIEVLSADNQNKPDVGVTRAREWLDRDKVEAIADLTNSSVALAVQKLIKEKGGIAMYSGPATGALTTAECASNGFHWMFDTYSQAAGAAAALTKLGNKSWYFVTVDYAFGHSLEKDASDVVKANGGTVLGSVRHPLNASDFSSFLLQAQASKAQVIGLADGGTDVVNAIKQARSFAVGGKDQRLVALLVFLSDVHALGLDAAQGLVYTDGFYWDYDEQTRGFSKRFEAQFKNNKPTMVQAGVYSSVYHFLKARAAAKTADWKVVSQKMREIPISDVVMRNASIRPDGRVIHDMYLYQVKSPAESKAPWDYLKLLSTIPAQQAFRPMDAACPLVK; via the coding sequence ATGCAAAAGAATATCCGCGCCGGCCTGGCCGTCGCAGCGCTTTCCCTGACCTGTATTTCCGGCGCCGTCCAGGCGCAAAACTCCGACACCGTCAAAATCGGCATCCTGACCGACATGTCCGGTCCGTACTCCGCCATGGGCGGCCAGGGTTCGGTGGTCGCAGCCAGGCTGGCGATCGAGGATTGCCTCAAGGCCGAATGCAAGGGCATGAAGATCGAAGTGCTGTCAGCCGACAACCAGAACAAGCCCGACGTCGGCGTGACGCGCGCACGTGAATGGCTGGACCGCGACAAGGTCGAGGCAATCGCCGACCTGACCAATTCGTCGGTGGCGCTGGCTGTGCAGAAGCTGATCAAGGAAAAGGGCGGCATCGCCATGTATAGCGGCCCGGCCACCGGCGCGCTGACCACTGCCGAATGCGCGTCCAATGGTTTCCACTGGATGTTCGACACCTATTCGCAAGCGGCCGGTGCGGCTGCTGCGCTGACCAAGCTGGGCAACAAGTCCTGGTATTTCGTCACGGTTGACTACGCCTTCGGCCACTCGCTGGAGAAGGACGCCTCCGACGTCGTCAAGGCCAACGGCGGCACCGTGCTGGGTTCGGTCCGTCATCCGCTGAACGCTTCCGACTTCTCGTCCTTCCTGCTGCAGGCGCAGGCTTCCAAGGCCCAGGTGATCGGCCTGGCTGACGGCGGCACCGACGTCGTCAACGCGATCAAGCAGGCGCGTTCGTTCGCCGTGGGCGGCAAGGATCAACGCCTGGTGGCGCTGCTGGTGTTCCTGTCCGATGTCCATGCACTCGGTCTCGATGCCGCCCAGGGCCTGGTCTACACCGACGGCTTCTACTGGGATTACGACGAACAGACGCGTGGTTTCTCCAAGCGTTTTGAAGCGCAGTTCAAGAACAACAAGCCGACCATGGTGCAGGCCGGCGTGTATTCCAGCGTGTACCACTTCCTGAAGGCGCGCGCCGCCGCCAAGACCGCCGACTGGAAAGTCGTCTCGCAAAAAATGCGCGAGATTCCGATCAGCGACGTCGTCATGCGCAATGCCTCGATCCGTCCTGATGGCCGCGTGATCCACGACATGTACCTGTACCAGGTCAAGTCGCCGGCTGAATCGAAGGCGCCCTGGGATTACCTGAAATTGCTGTCGACCATTCCTGCGCAACAAGCCTTCCGTCCGATGGACGCGGCTTGCCCGCTGGTCAAATAA
- a CDS encoding LysR family transcriptional regulator, with product MLDWDNLRVFLELTRSQGLVDAAKKLGIDHSTVSRRIKRFEDQVGSQLFDRNNHGYSLTADGYRLVEYAEKIESTVYAAAEELGGHNRLLSGQVRLGATEGFGTFVLAPHIAHFCARNPHISVDMLPMPRFVNLSKREADISVTIERPVSGNYVVTKLADYALKLYATPAYLDGHPPVRSVDDLESHAFIGYIDDLVFSEELRYKENIAPEAFRAFRSTSVIAQYTAARSGQALAILPCFLAQQSDDLVPVLPDEVEIKRSFWLVAASEQRHVARVSALWSYLRDCMEPNKEFLMGKSRQMTWIK from the coding sequence ATGCTGGATTGGGACAACCTGCGGGTATTTCTCGAGCTTACGCGCAGCCAGGGATTGGTCGATGCCGCCAAGAAACTCGGCATCGATCATTCGACCGTATCGCGGCGCATCAAGCGCTTCGAAGATCAGGTCGGCAGTCAGCTGTTCGACCGCAACAATCACGGCTACAGCCTGACCGCCGACGGCTACCGGCTGGTGGAATACGCGGAGAAGATAGAAAGCACCGTCTACGCCGCCGCCGAAGAACTGGGCGGCCATAACAGGCTGCTGTCGGGCCAGGTGCGCCTGGGCGCGACGGAGGGCTTCGGCACCTTCGTATTGGCGCCGCACATCGCGCATTTCTGCGCGCGCAATCCGCACATCTCGGTGGACATGCTGCCGATGCCGCGATTCGTCAATCTGTCCAAGCGCGAGGCCGACATCAGCGTGACCATCGAGCGGCCGGTCAGCGGTAATTACGTTGTCACGAAACTGGCGGACTATGCCCTGAAGCTGTACGCCACACCGGCCTATCTCGACGGCCATCCGCCCGTGCGCAGCGTGGACGATCTCGAGTCGCATGCCTTCATCGGCTATATTGACGATCTGGTGTTCAGCGAAGAACTGCGCTACAAGGAGAACATCGCGCCCGAGGCTTTTCGCGCCTTCCGCAGCACCAGCGTGATCGCGCAATACACGGCGGCACGCAGCGGCCAGGCGCTGGCGATCCTGCCCTGCTTCCTGGCCCAGCAGTCGGACGACCTGGTGCCGGTGCTGCCCGATGAAGTCGAAATCAAGCGCTCGTTCTGGCTGGTGGCCGCCAGTGAACAGCGGCACGTGGCGCGGGTGTCGGCCTTATGGAGCTACCTGCGCGACTGTATGGAGCCGAACAAGGAATTTTTGATGGGGAAGTCGCGTCAGATGACGTGGATCAAATGA
- a CDS encoding DJ-1/PfpI family protein, giving the protein MAAKKILLLTGDFAEDYETMVPFQALQMVGHTVHAVCPGKKAGDKIKTAIHDFEGDQTYTEKPGHQFALNASFDDVDPAKYDAVVIAGGRAPEYLRLDAKVIAIVRHFAEAKKPIAAVCHGAQLLAAAGVIEGKKISAYPACAPEVKLAGGHYAEIAVDSAVTDGNFVTSPAWPGHPEWLAQFLKVLGTEIKL; this is encoded by the coding sequence ATGGCAGCAAAGAAGATTTTATTGTTGACCGGCGACTTTGCCGAAGATTACGAGACCATGGTGCCCTTCCAGGCGCTGCAAATGGTCGGTCACACGGTGCACGCCGTCTGCCCCGGCAAGAAGGCCGGCGACAAGATCAAGACTGCCATCCACGATTTTGAAGGCGACCAGACCTATACCGAAAAGCCGGGCCACCAGTTCGCGCTCAATGCCAGCTTCGACGACGTCGATCCGGCCAAATACGACGCCGTTGTCATTGCCGGCGGCCGCGCGCCGGAATACCTGCGCCTGGACGCCAAGGTGATCGCCATCGTGCGCCATTTCGCCGAAGCGAAGAAGCCGATCGCGGCGGTCTGCCACGGCGCGCAGTTGTTGGCGGCGGCGGGCGTGATCGAGGGCAAGAAGATTTCGGCTTATCCGGCCTGCGCGCCGGAAGTCAAACTGGCCGGCGGCCACTATGCCGAGATCGCCGTCGACAGCGCCGTCACCGACGGCAACTTCGTCACCTCGCCGGCATGGCCGGGGCATCCGGAGTGGCTGGCGCAGTTCCTCAAGGTGCTGGGCACGGAGATCAAGCTGTAG
- a CDS encoding enoyl-CoA hydratase-related protein, translated as MSQAADLAIDARGVATITLNRPEVHNAFDDLLIAHLIDLIAQARDNPQVKVLVLASTGKSFSAGADLGWMRRMADATREDNIKDAHQLAALMENLNNFPCPTVARIQGTVMGGGVGLVACCDVAIASDQAFFALSEVKLGLAPAVISPYVIAKIGTSQARRYFVTAERFTAIRAAAIDLVHEVVPAAELEAKTEQIIATLLANGPQAMRRAKELAQVANPLPATPALRDYTIGVIADLRASDEGKEGLRAFLEKESPAWIARR; from the coding sequence ATGAGCCAAGCCGCCGATCTCGCCATCGACGCGCGCGGGGTAGCCACCATCACCCTGAACCGCCCCGAAGTCCACAACGCCTTCGACGACCTGTTGATCGCCCATCTGATCGACTTGATCGCGCAAGCGCGCGACAACCCGCAAGTCAAGGTGCTGGTGCTGGCCTCGACCGGCAAATCCTTTTCCGCCGGCGCCGATCTCGGCTGGATGCGCCGCATGGCCGACGCCACGCGCGAGGACAACATCAAGGACGCGCACCAGCTCGCCGCGCTGATGGAAAACCTCAACAATTTCCCATGCCCGACCGTGGCGCGTATCCAGGGCACGGTGATGGGCGGAGGCGTCGGCCTGGTGGCCTGTTGCGACGTCGCTATCGCCAGCGACCAGGCGTTTTTCGCGCTGTCGGAAGTCAAGCTCGGCCTGGCGCCTGCGGTCATCAGTCCGTACGTGATCGCCAAGATCGGCACGTCGCAGGCGCGCCGCTACTTCGTTACCGCCGAGCGCTTCACGGCCATCCGCGCCGCCGCCATCGACCTGGTGCATGAAGTGGTGCCGGCGGCGGAGCTGGAGGCAAAGACCGAACAAATCATCGCCACCTTGCTGGCCAACGGCCCGCAGGCCATGCGGCGAGCCAAGGAGCTGGCGCAGGTCGCCAATCCCTTGCCCGCCACGCCGGCGCTGCGCGACTACACCATCGGCGTGATCGCCGATCTGCGCGCGTCGGATGAGGGCAAGGAGGGCCTGCGCGCCTTCCTCGAAAAGGAATCGCCGGCCTGGATCGCCAGGCGTTGA
- the gltX gene encoding glutamate--tRNA ligase yields MTSTAPTTPVRTRFAPSPTGYLHLGGARTALFSWAYARRFGGTFILRIEDTDLERSTPEAVQAIIDGMQWLGLSHDEGPFYQMKRMARYREVVAEMLLQGTAYHCYSSPEEVEAMRERQRAAGEKPRYDGTWRPERGKTLPAIPEGRKPVVRFRNPLDGDVTWDDVVKGPITISNRELDDLVIARPDGTPTYNFCVVVDDWDMKITHVIRGDDHVNNTPRQINILKALGGTLPQYGHVPMILGADGEKLSKRHGAVSVMDYPAQGFLPEAMLNYLARLGWSHGDEEIFSMEQFCGWFDLDHLSKSPAQFNPEKLAWLNNHYIKLADNERLAALARPLLEKEGAQFDGAPPLAQTIALLKERANTVNELATAVQMFYRQPAPDAALVAQHITDAIKPALQDFAARCATVEWNKAALGAMIKEVLAAHTLKMPLLAMPLRLIVAGQLQTPAIDAVLELFGRDVVLARLQNYLS; encoded by the coding sequence ATGACATCCACAGCACCTACTACTCCCGTTCGCACCCGTTTTGCGCCCAGCCCGACTGGCTATCTTCACCTGGGCGGCGCACGTACGGCCTTGTTTTCGTGGGCCTATGCGCGCCGTTTTGGCGGCACCTTCATCCTGCGCATCGAAGACACCGACCTGGAGCGTTCCACCCCGGAAGCGGTGCAGGCCATCATCGACGGCATGCAGTGGCTGGGACTGAGCCATGACGAAGGTCCGTTCTATCAGATGAAGCGCATGGCCCGCTACCGCGAAGTGGTGGCGGAAATGCTGTTGCAGGGCACCGCCTATCATTGCTACTCCTCGCCGGAAGAAGTTGAAGCGATGCGCGAGCGTCAACGCGCCGCCGGTGAAAAGCCGCGTTACGACGGTACCTGGCGTCCGGAGCGCGGCAAGACCTTGCCGGCGATTCCGGAGGGGCGCAAGCCGGTAGTGCGTTTCCGCAATCCGCTCGACGGCGACGTCACTTGGGACGACGTGGTCAAGGGGCCTATCACGATTTCCAACCGCGAGCTGGATGACCTGGTGATCGCACGTCCGGACGGCACCCCGACCTACAACTTCTGCGTGGTGGTGGACGACTGGGACATGAAGATCACCCATGTGATCCGCGGCGACGACCATGTCAACAACACACCGCGCCAGATCAACATCCTCAAGGCGCTGGGCGGCACGCTGCCGCAATATGGCCACGTGCCGATGATCCTCGGCGCGGACGGCGAGAAGCTGTCCAAACGCCACGGTGCGGTCAGCGTGATGGATTATCCGGCGCAAGGTTTCTTGCCGGAAGCGATGCTGAATTACCTCGCGCGCCTGGGCTGGAGCCACGGCGACGAAGAGATTTTCTCGATGGAACAATTCTGCGGCTGGTTCGACCTCGACCACTTGTCGAAGTCGCCCGCGCAATTCAATCCGGAAAAACTGGCCTGGCTCAATAACCACTACATCAAGCTGGCCGACAACGAACGCCTGGCCGCGCTGGCGCGTCCGCTGCTGGAAAAAGAGGGGGCGCAATTCGACGGCGCGCCGCCGCTGGCGCAGACCATAGCACTGCTCAAGGAGCGCGCCAACACCGTTAATGAACTGGCGACCGCGGTGCAGATGTTCTACCGTCAGCCGGCTCCTGATGCAGCGCTGGTGGCGCAGCACATCACCGACGCGATCAAGCCGGCGCTGCAGGATTTCGCCGCACGCTGCGCCACGGTGGAATGGAACAAGGCCGCGCTGGGCGCCATGATCAAGGAAGTGCTGGCCGCCCACACGCTCAAGATGCCGCTGCTGGCGATGCCGTTGCGCCTGATCGTCGCAGGTCAGTTGCAGACCCCGGCGATCGACGCGGTGCTGGAATTGTTCGGGCGTGACGTTGTGTTGGCGCGCTTGCAAAACTATTTGTCATAA
- a CDS encoding DUF4399 domain-containing protein, translating into MTSLISVTSRPSRQSRPSRFIKTLLAASVLLAATAQAAEPSVSFTAPMDGAVVTSPFDAKFAVTGMEVKPAGEMAPNTGHHHLLINTGPIAKGAPIPMDDTHLHYGKGQTEAKVTLPPGKYKLTMQFADGAHQSYGPAMSKTINITVK; encoded by the coding sequence ATGACATCCCTGATATCTGTGACATCCCGACCATCCCGACAGTCTCGACCATCCCGATTCATCAAGACCCTGCTTGCCGCATCCGTCCTGCTCGCCGCAACGGCGCAGGCGGCCGAGCCGTCGGTGTCGTTCACGGCGCCGATGGATGGTGCGGTCGTCACCAGTCCGTTCGACGCCAAGTTCGCCGTCACCGGCATGGAAGTCAAGCCGGCCGGCGAGATGGCGCCCAACACCGGCCATCATCACTTGCTGATCAATACCGGTCCGATCGCCAAGGGCGCGCCGATTCCGATGGACGACACTCACCTGCATTACGGCAAGGGCCAGACCGAAGCCAAGGTGACGCTGCCGCCCGGCAAGTACAAGCTGACCATGCAGTTCGCCGACGGCGCGCACCAGTCCTATGGTCCGGCCATGAGCAAGACCATCAACATCACCGTGAAGTAA
- the apbC gene encoding iron-sulfur cluster carrier protein ApbC: protein MSITAEVVKAALSQVIDPNTGKDLVAGKSVRNIQITGADVAVDVELGYPANSQIEPIRSAAEAAVRSVAGVGTVKANVYFKIVAHAVQRGIKLKSNVKNIIAVASGKGGVGKSTTAANLALALAAEGARVGILDADIYGPSQPMMLGIDAKPETKDGKTMEPLENHGLQVSSIGFMIDPDEPMVWRGPIVTQALQQLLDQTNWRDLDYLIVDMPPGTGDVQLTLSQKVPVTGAVIVTTPQDIALLDARKGLKMFEKVGIPILGIVENMSTHICSNCGHAEAIFGSGGGEKMCADFGVDFLGALPLTMEIREQTDSGRPTVVAEPNGAVAEIYKSIARKVAVKVAEKAKDMTSKFPSIVIQND from the coding sequence ATGAGCATCACCGCAGAAGTCGTCAAAGCAGCGCTGTCCCAGGTTATCGACCCCAATACCGGCAAGGATCTGGTGGCGGGCAAGTCGGTCAGGAACATTCAGATCACCGGCGCCGATGTCGCCGTCGACGTCGAACTGGGCTATCCGGCCAACAGCCAGATCGAACCCATCCGCAGCGCCGCCGAGGCCGCCGTGCGCAGCGTGGCCGGCGTCGGCACGGTCAAGGCCAACGTCTATTTCAAGATCGTCGCGCATGCGGTGCAGCGCGGCATCAAGCTTAAATCCAACGTCAAGAACATCATCGCCGTGGCTTCGGGCAAGGGCGGTGTCGGCAAATCCACCACCGCCGCCAACCTGGCGCTGGCGCTGGCCGCCGAAGGTGCGCGGGTGGGCATCCTCGACGCCGACATCTACGGCCCGTCGCAGCCGATGATGCTGGGCATCGACGCCAAACCGGAAACCAAGGACGGCAAGACCATGGAGCCGCTGGAAAACCATGGCCTGCAAGTCTCCTCGATCGGCTTCATGATCGATCCGGACGAGCCGATGGTGTGGCGCGGCCCGATCGTCACGCAAGCCTTGCAGCAATTGCTGGACCAGACCAACTGGCGCGATCTTGATTATCTGATCGTCGACATGCCGCCGGGCACCGGCGACGTACAGCTGACGCTGTCGCAAAAGGTGCCGGTCACCGGTGCGGTGATCGTCACGACGCCGCAGGACATCGCCTTGCTGGATGCGCGCAAGGGCCTGAAGATGTTCGAGAAGGTGGGTATCCCCATCCTCGGCATCGTCGAGAACATGAGCACGCACATCTGCTCCAACTGCGGCCACGCTGAAGCGATCTTCGGCAGCGGCGGCGGCGAGAAGATGTGCGCCGACTTCGGCGTCGACTTCCTCGGCGCCTTGCCGCTGACGATGGAGATTCGCGAGCAGACCGATTCCGGCCGTCCGACGGTGGTGGCCGAGCCGAACGGCGCGGTGGCGGAGATTTACAAGAGCATCGCGCGCAAGGTTGCCGTCAAAGTGGCGGAAAAAGCCAAGGACATGACCAGCAAGTTTCCGAGCATCGTGATCCAGAACGATTGA
- the metG gene encoding methionine--tRNA ligase, producing the protein MSTSSSRQLFVTTALPYANGAFHIGHIMEYIQADIWVRFQRMQGHEVHFVGADDAHGAPIMIAAEKAGVTPQQFVADISAGRKQYLDGFHIAFDNWSSTDSKENHQLSQDIYRALRDDAKLITTKTIDQFFDPVKNMFLPDRYIKGECPKCGTKDQYGDSCENCSAVYAPTDLKNPYSTLSGATPVMKSSEHFFFKLSDPKCVAFLREWALDNNRLQPEVANKCREWLDGKDEENTGLGDWDISRDAPYFGIEIPDAPGKYFYVWLDAPIGYLASLKNYFEKTGRDFDAFMADDKTEQYHFIGKDITYFHTLFWPAMLKFAGRKTPTNVFAHGFITVSGEKMSKSRGTGISPLRYLDIGMNPEWLRYYIAAKLNAKVEDVDFNPDDFVARVNADLIGKYVNIASRAAGFIAKRFDGKLSTAWATADDAFLAKLRGIAPDILALYEQREYGKALRAIMEQADVINAYVDANKPWELAKDTAKDAQLHEVCSRLLEAFRILTVYLKPVLPQLAAQVEGFLNVAPFAWADVQTALPDGHVINAYAHLMQRVDPKMLDALFDAPEVAAAPAETADAGIEELAPEISIDDFAKIDLRIAKIVNCEAVEGSTKLLRLTLDAGEGKTRNVFSGIASAYKPEELVGKLTVMVANLAPRKMKFGISEGMVLAASAKDEKAKPGIYVLNPWPGAEPGMRVR; encoded by the coding sequence ATGAGCACTTCATCGTCACGCCAACTTTTCGTTACCACCGCCCTTCCCTACGCCAACGGCGCGTTCCACATCGGCCACATCATGGAATACATCCAGGCCGATATCTGGGTCCGGTTCCAACGAATGCAGGGCCATGAAGTCCATTTCGTCGGCGCCGACGATGCCCACGGTGCGCCGATCATGATCGCGGCTGAAAAAGCCGGCGTGACGCCGCAGCAGTTCGTCGCCGACATCTCGGCCGGACGCAAGCAATACCTGGACGGCTTCCACATCGCCTTCGACAACTGGAGCTCGACCGACAGCAAGGAAAACCACCAGCTGTCGCAAGACATCTACCGCGCCCTGCGCGACGATGCCAAACTGATCACGACCAAGACCATCGACCAGTTCTTCGACCCGGTCAAGAACATGTTCCTGCCGGACCGCTACATCAAGGGCGAATGCCCGAAGTGCGGCACCAAGGACCAGTACGGCGACTCCTGTGAAAACTGCAGCGCCGTCTATGCGCCGACCGACCTCAAGAATCCGTACTCGACGCTGTCGGGCGCGACGCCGGTAATGAAATCGTCGGAGCACTTCTTCTTCAAGCTGTCGGATCCGAAGTGCGTGGCCTTCCTGCGTGAATGGGCCCTGGACAATAACCGCCTGCAGCCGGAAGTCGCCAACAAGTGCCGTGAATGGCTGGACGGCAAGGATGAAGAAAACACCGGCCTGGGCGACTGGGACATCAGCCGCGACGCGCCTTACTTCGGCATCGAAATTCCCGATGCGCCGGGCAAGTACTTCTATGTCTGGCTGGATGCGCCGATCGGTTACCTGGCTTCGCTGAAAAATTACTTCGAGAAGACCGGTCGCGATTTCGACGCCTTCATGGCCGACGACAAGACCGAGCAGTACCATTTCATCGGCAAGGACATCACCTACTTCCACACGCTGTTCTGGCCCGCCATGCTCAAGTTCGCCGGCCGCAAGACGCCGACCAACGTATTCGCGCACGGCTTCATCACCGTCAGTGGCGAAAAAATGTCGAAGTCGCGCGGCACCGGCATCTCGCCGCTGCGCTACCTCGACATCGGCATGAACCCGGAATGGCTGCGCTACTACATCGCCGCCAAGCTCAACGCCAAGGTGGAAGACGTCGACTTCAACCCGGACGACTTTGTGGCACGCGTCAACGCCGACCTGATCGGCAAATACGTCAACATCGCCAGCCGCGCGGCCGGCTTCATCGCCAAGCGTTTCGACGGCAAGCTGTCCACCGCGTGGGCGACTGCCGACGACGCTTTCCTGGCGAAGCTGCGCGGCATCGCGCCGGACATCCTGGCGCTCTACGAGCAACGCGAATACGGCAAAGCCCTGCGCGCGATCATGGAGCAAGCCGACGTCATCAACGCCTACGTTGACGCCAACAAGCCATGGGAACTGGCCAAGGACACCGCCAAGGATGCGCAATTGCATGAAGTCTGCAGCCGCCTGCTGGAGGCCTTCCGCATCCTGACCGTCTACCTGAAACCGGTGCTGCCGCAACTGGCCGCGCAGGTCGAGGGCTTCCTCAATGTCGCGCCGTTCGCCTGGGCTGACGTCCAGACCGCGCTGCCCGATGGCCACGTGATCAACGCCTACGCCCACCTGATGCAACGCGTCGATCCCAAGATGCTGGATGCGCTGTTCGATGCGCCGGAAGTTGCTGCTGCACCTGCCGAAACCGCTGACGCCGGCATCGAAGAACTCGCGCCCGAAATCAGCATCGACGATTTCGCCAAGATTGATTTGCGCATTGCCAAAATTGTGAATTGCGAAGCCGTCGAAGGCTCGACCAAGCTGCTGCGGCTGACGCTGGACGCCGGCGAAGGCAAGACGCGCAATGTGTTCTCCGGCATCGCTTCGGCCTACAAGCCGGAAGAGCTGGTCGGCAAGCTGACCGTGATGGTCGCCAACCTGGCGCCGCGCAAGATGAAGTTCGGCATTTCCGAAGGCATGGTGCTGGCCGCTTCGGCCAAGGATGAAAAAGCCAAGCCTGGCATCTATGTGCTCAATCCGTGGCCGGGCGCCGAGCCGGGCATGCGGGTTCGTTGA
- a CDS encoding GNAT family N-acetyltransferase, producing the protein MADTDLLIREATVDDAELIAELTRASWANKVAPSSSGHREEPKRVAEDLQRGGGFVLLRDDVPAGSVRWLPLDTELGVWEILRMGILPGYRGERLSQHLMEALIHRALAADIGELRLAVRSDQEQLLDVYAAFGFEIAPELEYTRANPMEPAPIVMRRWLRN; encoded by the coding sequence ATGGCAGACACCGACCTTCTGATCCGCGAAGCCACCGTCGACGACGCGGAGCTGATCGCCGAACTCACGCGCGCCAGCTGGGCCAACAAGGTTGCGCCCAGCTCGAGCGGCCATCGTGAAGAACCCAAGCGCGTTGCTGAAGACCTGCAACGCGGCGGCGGTTTCGTGCTGCTGCGCGACGATGTGCCGGCCGGTTCGGTGCGCTGGCTGCCGCTGGACACTGAACTCGGCGTCTGGGAAATCCTGCGCATGGGCATCCTGCCCGGCTATCGCGGCGAACGGCTGTCGCAGCATCTGATGGAAGCGCTGATTCATCGCGCCCTCGCCGCCGACATCGGCGAGCTGCGCCTGGCGGTCCGCAGCGACCAGGAGCAACTGCTCGACGTCTACGCCGCCTTCGGCTTTGAAATCGCCCCCGAGCTGGAATACACCCGCGCCAACCCGATGGAGCCTGCACCCATCGTGATGCGTCGCTGGCTGCGCAACTAA
- a CDS encoding sugar-binding transcriptional regulator: MATGERQDIAYSAVRVARLYYFQNMTTAAIAEEIGTSRATVSRLLSYAMENGLVEIRVHDPQELSGNLEAAITKHHPLRSIQVVPVPAAATERESMQRVAAHTAAYLNTLMQPSTVIGLAWGNTVAAIADNLSPKAVHDVDVVQLNGSGAGANIVNTFGESLVSRFAQNYGGRAHSFPVPAFFDYADTRTALWRERSIKAIRTLQNDASILLFSIGAAETGSHIHTGGYLDKQDQQDIRRDDVIGDIATVFFRDDGSWRDVALNARSSGPDLDRFQRAAHSICVVSGKGKIPGLRAALLGGFINELVIDEPTARLLVQQLDENEGEAATEAPAGKTANNKTNRKKSKQ; the protein is encoded by the coding sequence ATGGCTACCGGGGAACGTCAGGACATCGCTTATTCGGCCGTGCGCGTCGCACGCCTGTACTACTTCCAGAACATGACGACGGCTGCCATCGCGGAAGAGATCGGCACTTCGCGCGCGACCGTGTCGCGTCTGCTGTCCTACGCCATGGAAAACGGCCTGGTCGAGATCCGCGTGCACGATCCGCAGGAACTCTCTGGCAATCTCGAAGCTGCCATCACCAAACACCATCCGCTGCGCTCGATCCAGGTAGTGCCGGTGCCGGCCGCCGCCACCGAGCGCGAAAGCATGCAGCGCGTCGCCGCGCACACCGCCGCCTACCTGAATACGCTGATGCAGCCGTCCACCGTCATCGGCCTGGCCTGGGGCAACACCGTCGCCGCCATCGCCGACAACCTGAGTCCGAAGGCCGTACACGACGTCGACGTGGTGCAGCTCAACGGTTCCGGCGCCGGCGCCAACATCGTCAACACCTTCGGCGAATCGCTGGTGTCGCGCTTCGCCCAGAACTATGGCGGCCGCGCCCACAGCTTCCCGGTGCCGGCGTTCTTCGACTATGCCGACACGCGCACCGCGCTGTGGCGCGAACGCAGCATCAAGGCCATCCGCACGCTGCAGAACGACGCGTCGATCCTGCTGTTCAGCATCGGCGCTGCCGAAACCGGCAGCCACATCCACACCGGCGGCTACCTCGACAAGCAGGACCAGCAAGACATCCGCCGCGACGACGTGATCGGCGACATCGCCACCGTGTTCTTCCGCGATGACGGCAGCTGGCGCGACGTCGCGCTCAATGCGCGCAGCAGCGGTCCGGATCTCGACCGCTTCCAGCGCGCCGCGCATTCGATCTGCGTGGTGTCCGGCAAGGGCAAGATTCCCGGCCTGCGCGCAGCGTTACTGGGCGGCTTCATCAATGAACTGGTGATCGACGAACCCACCGCCCGGCTGCTGGTGCAACAGCTGGACGAAAACGAAGGCGAGGCGGCAACGGAAGCGCCCGCCGGCAAGACCGCAAACAACAAGACCAACCGCAAGAAATCAAAGCAATGA